AGCCCGATGATGGACCGCCCGTACCCCACCCGACTGCGGGCGCCACCGCCGTGGGGGCCCGGCCGCCGCTCGTCGCCTACAACATCTGGCTGAAGGACGCGGATCTGCCCACCGCGCAGGAGATCGCCTCACGGGTGCGCAGCCCGGGCATCCGCGCGCTCGGCCTCGACGTGGGCGGACGGATGCAGGTGTCGATGAACTTGGTCGACCCTCTGGAGTGCGGACCTGGTACGGCAGCCGCCGTGGTCACGGCCGCCGCGAGCGACATCGGCACCGATGTCGAGGGCGCGGAGTTGGTCGGCCTGTTGCCGCAGGCGGTGTTGGAGTTGACGCCTCCGGAGCGCTGGGCTGCGCTCGGCCTCGACCCGGACCGCACGATCGAAGCGCGCCTGCGCGAAGCCGAATCGGGTCGGCGCCGAGCGTGAGTGACGCGGGCTTCGGGATCAGGCGGTCTGGCTGGCTCGTTGGGCGAGCGCCCGGGCGCGGCGGATCCGCCGGCGCTCACGCTCGCTCATGCCGCCCCAGATGCCGAACTTCTCCCCGTGCGTCAGCGCGTACTCGAGACAGGACTCGCGCACCACGCACCCCCGGCAGACCTCTTTGGCCTCGCGCGTCGACGCTCCTCGCTCCGGGAAGAACAAGTCGGGGTCGACGCCCAGGCAGTTGGCGAAGTCCTGCCAGCCTGGCTCCTCAGTTGTTGGCGCTACTTGGATCGAGGTGTGAATCACGACCTCACCCCCAGGTGGATCATCGAGGCGGTGGACGTACGATGCAGCGGCACCACGCCGTACGACGATGTAATTACAACACTGTGATCTTCGCCGCTCCGGGCCAATCGCGCAAGGGGAACAGCCGTTGAGCACCCCCGGGGGGTGGGCGCCGGCCCCCGACGCCGACGCCTCGTACGCGCTGTTTCCGAAGGACCGCAAGGTCGTCGCCGACGACGGCACCCCCCTCGCGTACACGATCCTCACCCGCGACGAAGGGCCGCACCGAGCAAGGCGACGAGTGCAGGCGAGCGACGCGACCCCGGTCCTGTTCGCCAACGGCTGGTCGTGCAGCGACGCGTACTGGGCCTACCTCGCACCGCACCTCGCGGCCAGCGGGCACCCAGCGGTGATCGCCGACACCCGCGGCCACGGGGCATCGGGACTTCCCCGCGCACCTGGCCGGGCAGCGCGGGGTCTGACGTGGGAGGACTTGGCCATCTCCAGGCTCGCCGACGACCTCGTCGGCGTCCTGGCCGACGCGACCACCGGGCGGCGACCCGCCGTGGTGATCGGCCACTCGATGGGCGTGCAGATCGCCCTGGAGCTGTACCGCCGCCACCCCGAACAGGTGGCCGCGCTCGTGCTGGTGGCCGGCCCGTTCGAGAACCCGTTGCGCACGTTCTACGGCGGCAACCTCGCCGAGCGGCTCTTCCCGTTCGCCTACCTCGTGGCCCGCGCGGCGCCCGAGCTCCTGAGGCCGATGCAAGCGCTGGTCGGGATCGAACGCACCAGCACGGTGGGGGCGCGGCTGATCGGCGCGACCGGCGATCGGGTCGCACCCGCCGACCTGGGCCCCTACCTGCGCCATCTCGCCACCCGAGACCCTGGCTTCCTCACGCTGTTGGCCGATGCCATGCGCCGCCACTCGGCCGCCGACATGCTGGAGTCCGTGCGCGCCCCGACGCTCATCCTCGCCGCGGGCCGCGACCAGTTCTGCCCGCCGCGGATCCAATCCGAGCTGCACGAGCGGATCACGGGCAGCGAGATCGTGTGGTTCGACGAGGCCGGCCACACCCTGCCGATCGAGCATCCGGACGAGATCGCCGGCGCGGTCGACGCCTTCTTGGACACCCACGGGCTCTGACCGACCCGCGCGGCCCGCGGGACAGCCGGCATTCCACTGCCGGGACACGGCGGACCGATCTTCTCTTGACGGCCCCGTTCGGGGATCGACCGCGTC
This region of Acidimicrobiales bacterium genomic DNA includes:
- a CDS encoding WhiB family transcriptional regulator; translated protein: MIHTSIQVAPTTEEPGWQDFANCLGVDPDLFFPERGASTREAKEVCRGCVVRESCLEYALTHGEKFGIWGGMSERERRRIRRARALAQRASQTA
- a CDS encoding alpha/beta hydrolase, whose amino-acid sequence is MSTPGGWAPAPDADASYALFPKDRKVVADDGTPLAYTILTRDEGPHRARRRVQASDATPVLFANGWSCSDAYWAYLAPHLAASGHPAVIADTRGHGASGLPRAPGRAARGLTWEDLAISRLADDLVGVLADATTGRRPAVVIGHSMGVQIALELYRRHPEQVAALVLVAGPFENPLRTFYGGNLAERLFPFAYLVARAAPELLRPMQALVGIERTSTVGARLIGATGDRVAPADLGPYLRHLATRDPGFLTLLADAMRRHSAADMLESVRAPTLILAAGRDQFCPPRIQSELHERITGSEIVWFDEAGHTLPIEHPDEIAGAVDAFLDTHGL